In one Niveibacterium umoris genomic region, the following are encoded:
- the nusG gene encoding transcription termination/antitermination protein NusG, producing the protein MSMRWYVVHAYSGFEKSVQRALVERIARAGMQDKFGQILVPVEEVIEMRNGQKVTTERKFFPGYVLVEMDMDDESWHLVKSTPRVTGFIGGTANKPTPITQKEVDKILQQVQEGVEKPKPKVLFEIGEMVRVKEGPFADFNGNVESVNYEKSRLNVSVTIFGRATPVELSFGEVEKV; encoded by the coding sequence ATGAGCATGCGTTGGTACGTGGTTCATGCGTATTCCGGTTTCGAGAAGTCGGTGCAGCGCGCGCTGGTTGAGCGGATCGCGCGCGCCGGCATGCAGGACAAGTTTGGTCAGATTCTTGTTCCGGTCGAAGAAGTCATCGAGATGCGCAACGGCCAGAAGGTTACGACCGAGCGCAAGTTCTTCCCCGGCTATGTGCTGGTCGAGATGGATATGGACGATGAGTCCTGGCATCTGGTCAAGAGCACGCCTCGCGTAACCGGTTTCATTGGCGGTACCGCTAACAAGCCGACGCCGATTACGCAGAAGGAAGTCGACAAGATCCTGCAGCAGGTTCAGGAGGGGGTCGAGAAGCCCAAGCCGAAAGTGCTGTTCGAAATTGGCGAGATGGTGCGGGTCAAGGAAGGTCCGTTCGCCGACTTCAATGGCAACGTCGAGTCGGTGAATTACGAAAAGAGCCGACTGAACGTTTCGGTGACGATTTTCGGGCGCGCGACGCCGGTCGAATTGAGTTTCGGCGAAGTCGAAAAGGTTTAA
- the lepB gene encoding signal peptidase I produces the protein MQQLLRDNRGFIAFMLLLGLFRTAVADWNPIPSGSMRPTLLEGDVVLVNRLAYDLKVPLTDIVLAHRNAPQRGDVVTFFSPHDGTRLIKRVVGLPGDRVEMRGGMLWINEKQLGYAAPQAGDEPMLPGASRTTALRSTEDLAGHSHAVQWLPAAHAIRDFGPVTVPADEYLMLGDNRDNSGDSRYFGFVPRDKLIGRAERVLVSAAFLENWAPRFERFGLSLN, from the coding sequence ATGCAGCAACTGCTCAGAGACAACCGCGGCTTCATCGCCTTCATGCTGCTGCTTGGCCTGTTCCGCACCGCGGTGGCGGACTGGAACCCGATTCCCTCCGGCTCGATGCGCCCGACCCTGCTCGAGGGCGATGTGGTGCTCGTGAACCGGCTCGCCTACGACCTCAAGGTCCCGCTCACCGACATCGTCCTCGCGCATCGCAACGCGCCGCAGCGCGGCGACGTGGTGACCTTCTTCTCGCCGCACGACGGCACCCGACTCATCAAACGCGTCGTCGGCCTGCCGGGCGACAGGGTGGAAATGCGCGGCGGCATGCTGTGGATCAACGAGAAACAATTGGGCTACGCTGCGCCGCAAGCGGGTGACGAACCGATGCTGCCGGGCGCATCGCGCACCACCGCGCTGCGCAGCACCGAAGACCTCGCGGGGCACAGCCATGCGGTGCAATGGCTGCCCGCGGCACATGCGATCCGCGATTTCGGGCCGGTGACCGTGCCCGCAGACGAATACCTGATGCTCGGCGACAACCGCGACAACAGCGGGGACTCGCGCTACTTCGGCTTCGTGCCGCGCGACAAGCTCATCGGCCGCGCCGAACGCGTGCTGGTGTCGGCGGCCTTTCTCGAGAACTGGGCGCCGCGCTTCGAGCGCTTCGGGCTCTCGCTGAACTGA
- a CDS encoding FIST N-terminal domain-containing protein, which translates to MNHAASRFASGFALAVDWHVALDACLARFSLPAGANLGFLYWSDHFNAEAATILQALRARTGVAHWIGASAIGLIGREGAQLDAPGLSLMVARLPETSFRIFSGRTPLPPQREFAAHSAICHADPATPDMPDLVRDMAGKLGGLHLSGGMASGRDGALLLADDIFAGGICGVAFDRSVALVGELSQGCRQLGPARVATEVEDNLIGRLDGRRAIAVFRDVVNPLYRDDLRRAARGVQLALADDEDPSHYTVRHVIGIDPNGGRLAIDDLAEEGQQVFFVRRDAESAALDLDDMLLRLRERCPAPPMAALYVSCTGRGGSLFERDDSEVEAIQRVFGDIPLTGFFASGELLGARLYGYTGVLTLFC; encoded by the coding sequence GTGAACCACGCTGCCAGCCGCTTCGCGAGCGGCTTTGCGCTCGCGGTCGACTGGCATGTCGCCCTCGATGCCTGCCTCGCACGTTTTTCCCTGCCGGCCGGCGCGAATCTGGGCTTCCTGTACTGGTCCGACCATTTCAATGCCGAGGCCGCAACGATCCTGCAGGCCCTGCGCGCCCGCACCGGTGTAGCCCATTGGATCGGCGCCAGCGCGATCGGCCTGATCGGACGGGAAGGCGCCCAGTTGGATGCACCCGGCCTGAGCCTGATGGTGGCCCGCCTTCCGGAAACCAGTTTCCGCATCTTCTCGGGCCGTACGCCGCTGCCGCCGCAGCGCGAGTTCGCTGCACACTCGGCGATCTGCCACGCCGACCCGGCCACACCCGACATGCCTGATCTCGTGCGCGACATGGCCGGCAAACTCGGCGGCCTGCACCTTTCCGGCGGCATGGCAAGCGGGCGCGATGGCGCGCTGCTGCTGGCGGACGACATCTTCGCCGGCGGCATCTGCGGCGTCGCCTTTGATCGCAGCGTGGCGCTGGTCGGCGAGTTGTCGCAGGGCTGCCGCCAGCTCGGCCCGGCGCGCGTCGCCACCGAAGTCGAAGACAACCTGATCGGCCGCCTCGACGGACGGCGCGCCATCGCGGTGTTCCGCGACGTGGTGAACCCGCTGTATCGCGACGACCTGCGGCGTGCCGCGCGGGGCGTGCAACTGGCGCTGGCCGACGACGAGGACCCGTCGCACTACACCGTGCGCCACGTCATCGGCATCGACCCCAACGGCGGGCGACTCGCGATCGACGACCTCGCCGAGGAAGGCCAGCAGGTGTTCTTTGTGCGGCGCGACGCCGAATCGGCCGCGCTCGATCTCGACGACATGCTGCTGCGTCTGCGCGAACGCTGCCCGGCGCCGCCGATGGCGGCCCTCTACGTCAGCTGCACCGGCCGCGGCGGCTCGCTGTTCGAGCGTGACGACAGCGAAGTGGAAGCCATCCAGCGCGTGTTTGGCGACATTCCGCTTACCGGCTTTTTCGCTTCCGGCGAGCTGCTCGGCGCACGCCTCTACGGCTATACCGGCGTGCTGACGCTGTTCTGCTGA
- a CDS encoding PhaM family polyhydroxyalkanoate granule multifunctional regulatory protein — translation MSSEHTMQDPLEFMKNLWGQMGFALPGMVAPTLDVGELEKRITDMKAVEGWLKMNLSMLQTTIQGLEMQRATLAAMQAMSDSARAAAAAASSRAEQATAEAPAGEAPQAQQSNPFNPASLWPWNLVQTARQAEETPPEEASQAPRKGRARRTADKP, via the coding sequence ATGAGCAGCGAACACACGATGCAGGATCCGCTGGAGTTCATGAAGAACCTGTGGGGCCAGATGGGCTTCGCCCTGCCCGGCATGGTCGCCCCGACGCTGGACGTCGGCGAGCTGGAAAAGCGCATCACCGACATGAAAGCGGTCGAAGGCTGGCTGAAGATGAATCTGAGCATGTTGCAGACCACGATCCAGGGCCTTGAAATGCAGCGCGCCACGCTGGCGGCGATGCAGGCGATGAGCGATAGCGCACGCGCCGCTGCGGCAGCTGCATCGAGTCGCGCGGAGCAGGCCACGGCCGAGGCGCCGGCCGGCGAAGCGCCGCAGGCGCAGCAGAGCAACCCGTTCAACCCGGCATCGCTGTGGCCCTGGAATCTCGTCCAGACCGCGCGCCAAGCGGAAGAAACGCCGCCCGAAGAAGCCAGCCAGGCGCCGCGCAAGGGCCGCGCCCGGCGCACCGCCGACAAGCCGTGA
- a CDS encoding class I SAM-dependent methyltransferase: protein MPDAPYARSPAHFPATRALVAQLLGACVVALFARMGVLYGFSLLALAGLQGIFAALAAALMRADRWWLPLHLVFLPTVLLASGLGLPRWLWALAFVLLALVYWTSFRTQVPLFLSNRRTVATLADALPAGPLKVLDIGSGTGSFVRAFARLRPDAEVTGIEAAPAPAALATWLARKQANARLARGDFFAADWSAYDVVYAFLSPVPMAEVWDKACAEMRPGAVLVSNSFAVPGVEADGVLPVNDRRKTNLYCYTIGAVKEGDVPRQRLIWATRRREKKPHPIPTTAR from the coding sequence ATGCCCGATGCCCCTTACGCCCGATCGCCTGCGCACTTCCCCGCCACGCGAGCGCTCGTCGCCCAATTGCTGGGAGCCTGCGTGGTGGCCCTCTTTGCCAGGATGGGTGTCCTCTACGGCTTCTCGCTGCTGGCCCTGGCGGGGCTGCAGGGCATCTTTGCCGCGCTCGCCGCCGCACTGATGCGCGCCGACCGCTGGTGGCTGCCGCTACATCTGGTGTTCCTGCCCACCGTGCTGCTCGCCAGCGGCCTTGGCCTGCCGCGCTGGCTCTGGGCCTTGGCCTTCGTGCTGCTGGCGCTGGTCTACTGGACCAGCTTCCGCACCCAGGTGCCCTTGTTCCTCTCCAACCGCCGCACCGTCGCAACACTGGCGGATGCCCTGCCGGCCGGCCCGCTGAAGGTGCTCGACATCGGCAGCGGTACCGGCAGCTTCGTGCGGGCCTTCGCCCGCTTGCGGCCGGACGCCGAAGTCACCGGCATCGAAGCCGCCCCCGCACCCGCTGCACTGGCGACCTGGCTGGCGCGCAAACAGGCCAATGCCCGGCTGGCGCGCGGCGACTTCTTCGCGGCCGATTGGTCCGCTTACGACGTGGTGTATGCCTTCCTCTCGCCGGTACCGATGGCGGAGGTGTGGGACAAGGCCTGCGCCGAAATGCGCCCCGGCGCCGTGCTGGTGAGCAATTCCTTCGCGGTGCCGGGCGTCGAAGCCGACGGCGTACTCCCGGTGAACGACCGCCGAAAAACAAACCTTTACTGTTACACGATCGGTGCCGTTAAAGAGGGAGACGTACCCCGCCAGCGCCTGATCTGGGCCACGCGGCGGCGCGAAAAGAAGCCACATCCGATTCCGACAACAGCCCGCTGA
- a CDS encoding indolepyruvate ferredoxin oxidoreductase family protein → MTEVTSGHAAARAVSLEDKYEIESGRVFMTGYQALVRLLMIQKERDRAAGINSAGFVSGYRGSPLGGLDQTLWKAKSHLKSHEIVFQPGVNEDLAATAVWGTQQVNLYPGAKYDGVFSMWYGKGPGVDRSGDVFRHANAAGTSPKGGVLVIAGDDHAAKSSTLPHQTDHFFKSMMMPVLAPAGVQEYLDFGVHGWALSRYSGCWVAFKALADTVETSASVDIDPHRVQVKIPSDFTLPPDGLNIRWPDPPLVQEKRLLHYKLYAALAYCRANGLNRIVIDSPQPKLGIITSGKAYLDVRQALDDLGIDERLAAEIGIRLYKVGMVWPLECEGLRQFAEGLDEILVVEEKRQLLEYQLKEELYNWREDVRPRVVGKFDEKGEWAFEVGGQGKVWHGDWLLPAAGELTPAMIARAIASRIARFHTSDRIKARLAFLEAKEQALAKKVFSIDRVPTFCPGCPHNTSTKVPEGSRAVGGIGCHYMVTWMHGRNTTTFTHMGGEGVTWVGQAPFTNTRHVFANLGDGTYFHSGLLAVRQSVAALQRAALGNEKAPGITYKILYNDAVAMTGGQPVDGVLTVPMLVAQLKAEGVHNLVIVTDGTERAYGPGDLDHVPVRHRDEMDAVQREFRELPGVSAIIYDQTCAAEKRRRRKRGSFPDPQRRAFINESVCEGCGDCGVQSNCMAIVPVETEFGRKRAIDQSACNKDYSCLNGFCPSFVTIEGGKVRRGRALNGQTAEAFAVPAPQLPDTTQPFGILITGVGGTGVVTIGALIGMAAHIDGKGVTVLDMTGLAQKGGSVYSHVRIANRPEDLHAVRVAAGEANAVIGGDVIVSASNEALAKMALGKTRAVVNCAESPTSEFAHNPDWQFPLDKMQGAITDAVGPAAVDFLDAQKLATALMGDAIATNLFLLGYAWQRGLVPVSEGALMRAIEMNGVAVEMNKAALTWGRRAAHDRAAVERIASPAPVIPLKPAQTLDELVASRVAFLTAYQDAAWAERYRQQVEAVRRAESPFGSTRLTETVARNLAKLMSYKDEYEVARLYTDPAFLERVGNTFDGDYRIKLHLAPPLWAKPDPATGKIRKIEYGDWVLTAFKYLAKLKVLRGGRLDVFGYTRERRMERALIAEYEGDIARLASQLSADKLDLAVQIAGLPEKIRGFGYIKDRNHAETARERDALWLRWTQFATGGKPALKAVEAA, encoded by the coding sequence ATGACGGAAGTAACGTCCGGCCACGCCGCCGCGCGCGCGGTGAGCCTGGAAGACAAGTACGAGATCGAATCCGGTCGAGTTTTCATGACCGGCTATCAGGCGCTGGTGCGCCTGCTGATGATCCAGAAGGAACGTGACCGCGCCGCCGGGATCAACAGCGCCGGCTTCGTCTCGGGATATCGCGGTTCTCCGCTTGGCGGCCTCGACCAAACGCTGTGGAAAGCCAAGTCGCACCTGAAGTCGCACGAGATTGTTTTCCAACCGGGTGTCAATGAGGACCTCGCCGCAACCGCCGTGTGGGGCACTCAGCAAGTCAATCTTTACCCCGGCGCGAAGTACGACGGGGTGTTCTCGATGTGGTACGGCAAGGGGCCGGGCGTCGATCGCTCCGGCGACGTGTTCCGCCACGCCAACGCCGCCGGCACCAGCCCCAAGGGGGGCGTGCTGGTGATCGCCGGCGACGATCATGCCGCCAAATCCTCGACGCTGCCGCACCAGACCGACCACTTCTTCAAGTCGATGATGATGCCGGTGCTGGCGCCGGCGGGGGTGCAGGAGTACCTCGATTTCGGCGTCCATGGCTGGGCGCTCTCGCGCTATTCGGGCTGCTGGGTCGCGTTCAAGGCGCTCGCGGATACGGTGGAAACCTCGGCGTCCGTGGACATCGACCCGCACCGCGTGCAAGTGAAGATCCCGAGCGATTTCACACTACCGCCGGACGGTCTGAACATCCGCTGGCCTGACCCACCGCTGGTGCAGGAAAAGCGCCTGCTGCACTACAAGCTGTACGCCGCACTTGCTTACTGCCGCGCCAACGGGCTCAACCGCATCGTGATCGATTCGCCGCAGCCCAAACTTGGCATCATTACCTCGGGCAAGGCTTACCTCGATGTGCGCCAGGCACTGGATGACCTCGGCATCGACGAGCGGCTCGCCGCCGAGATCGGTATTCGGCTCTACAAGGTCGGCATGGTCTGGCCGCTCGAGTGTGAAGGCCTGCGCCAGTTTGCCGAAGGGCTGGACGAAATCCTGGTCGTTGAAGAGAAGCGCCAGCTGCTCGAATACCAGCTCAAGGAAGAGCTCTACAACTGGCGCGAAGATGTGCGCCCGCGTGTGGTCGGTAAGTTCGACGAAAAGGGTGAGTGGGCCTTCGAGGTCGGCGGCCAGGGCAAGGTCTGGCACGGCGACTGGCTGCTGCCCGCGGCCGGGGAGCTGACCCCCGCAATGATCGCCCGCGCCATCGCCAGCCGCATCGCGCGCTTTCACACCTCGGACCGCATCAAGGCGCGCCTCGCCTTCCTTGAAGCGAAGGAACAGGCGCTGGCGAAGAAGGTGTTCTCGATCGATCGTGTGCCGACCTTCTGCCCCGGTTGCCCGCACAACACCTCGACCAAGGTGCCCGAAGGCTCGCGCGCGGTCGGCGGCATCGGCTGCCACTACATGGTCACCTGGATGCACGGCCGCAACACGACCACCTTCACCCACATGGGCGGCGAGGGCGTCACCTGGGTCGGTCAGGCGCCCTTCACCAACACGCGCCATGTGTTCGCCAACCTCGGCGACGGCACCTACTTCCACTCCGGCCTGCTGGCGGTGCGCCAGTCCGTGGCGGCGCTGCAACGCGCCGCCCTCGGCAACGAGAAAGCGCCCGGCATCACCTACAAGATCCTCTACAACGACGCGGTCGCGATGACCGGCGGCCAGCCGGTCGACGGCGTGCTCACTGTGCCGATGCTGGTCGCCCAGCTCAAGGCCGAAGGCGTGCACAACCTGGTGATCGTCACCGACGGCACCGAGCGCGCCTACGGCCCCGGCGACCTCGATCATGTGCCGGTACGCCACCGCGACGAAATGGATGCCGTGCAGCGCGAGTTCCGCGAATTGCCGGGCGTCTCGGCCATCATCTACGACCAGACCTGCGCCGCCGAGAAGCGCCGCCGGAGGAAGCGCGGCAGCTTCCCCGATCCGCAGCGCCGCGCCTTCATCAACGAGTCGGTGTGCGAAGGCTGCGGCGACTGCGGCGTGCAGTCCAACTGCATGGCGATCGTGCCGGTCGAGACCGAGTTCGGTCGCAAGCGCGCGATCGACCAGTCGGCCTGCAACAAGGACTACTCCTGCCTCAACGGTTTCTGCCCCAGCTTCGTCACCATCGAGGGTGGCAAGGTGCGGCGCGGCCGCGCGCTCAACGGCCAGACTGCAGAAGCCTTCGCGGTGCCTGCACCGCAGTTGCCGGACACCACGCAGCCGTTCGGCATCCTGATTACCGGCGTGGGCGGCACCGGCGTCGTCACCATCGGCGCGCTGATCGGCATGGCCGCGCACATCGACGGCAAGGGCGTCACCGTGCTCGATATGACCGGCCTCGCGCAGAAGGGCGGCTCGGTGTATTCGCATGTGCGGATCGCCAACCGGCCCGAAGACCTGCACGCGGTGCGCGTGGCGGCCGGCGAAGCCAACGCGGTGATCGGGGGCGATGTGATCGTGTCCGCCTCGAACGAAGCACTCGCGAAGATGGCGCTGGGCAAGACCCGCGCGGTGGTGAACTGCGCCGAATCGCCGACCTCCGAGTTCGCGCACAACCCGGACTGGCAGTTCCCGCTCGACAAGATGCAGGGTGCGATCACCGATGCCGTCGGCCCCGCGGCGGTGGACTTCCTCGACGCGCAGAAACTTGCCACCGCGTTGATGGGTGACGCGATCGCGACCAACCTGTTCCTGCTCGGCTATGCCTGGCAGCGCGGCTTGGTGCCGGTGTCGGAGGGAGCGTTGATGCGCGCCATCGAGATGAACGGCGTCGCAGTCGAGATGAACAAGGCCGCCCTCACCTGGGGCCGCCGCGCCGCGCACGACCGCGCTGCCGTCGAGCGCATCGCCTCGCCGGCCCCTGTGATCCCGCTCAAGCCGGCGCAAACGCTCGACGAGCTGGTCGCTTCGCGCGTGGCCTTCCTGACTGCCTATCAGGACGCCGCCTGGGCCGAGCGCTACCGGCAGCAGGTCGAGGCGGTGCGGCGTGCAGAGTCCCCTTTCGGCAGCACCCGACTGACAGAAACCGTGGCGCGCAACCTCGCCAAGCTGATGAGCTACAAGGATGAGTACGAAGTCGCGCGGCTTTACACCGACCCGGCCTTCCTCGAACGCGTCGGCAACACCTTCGACGGCGACTACCGCATCAAGCTGCATCTGGCGCCGCCGCTGTGGGCCAAGCCAGATCCGGCGACCGGCAAGATCCGCAAGATCGAGTACGGCGACTGGGTGCTTACCGCCTTCAAGTACCTCGCAAAACTCAAGGTGCTGCGCGGTGGCCGCCTCGATGTGTTCGGCTACACCCGCGAACGCCGCATGGAGCGCGCGCTGATTGCCGAATACGAGGGCGACATCGCTCGACTCGCCAGCCAGCTCAGCGCCGACAAGCTCGATCTGGCGGTGCAGATCGCGGGCCTGCCGGAGAAGATCCGCGGCTTCGGGTACATCAAGGATCGCAACCACGCCGAAACCGCACGCGAGCGTGACGCACTGTGGCTGCGCTGGACGCAATTCGCCACCGGCGGCAAGCCCGCGCTGAAGGCCGTCGAGGCCGCCTGA
- the tuf gene encoding elongation factor Tu, whose amino-acid sequence MAKEKFERTKPHVNVGTIGHVDHGKTTLTAAITTVLAAKFGGAAKAYDQIDAAPEEKARGITINTAHVEYETANRHYAHVDCPGHADYVKNMITGAAQMDGAILVCSAADGPMPQTREHILLARQVGVPYIIVFLNKCDMVDDAELLELVEMEVRELLSKYEFPGDDVPIVKGSALKALEGDKGELGEGAIMALADALDSYIPTPERAIDKPFLLPIEDVFSISGRGTVVTGRVERGVVKVGEEIEIVGIKPTVKTTCTGVEMFRKLLDQGQAGDNVGVLLRGTKREDVERGQVLAKPGSITPHTHFTGEVYVLSKDEGGRHTPFFNNYRPQFYFRTTDVTGSISLPEGTEMVMPGDNVSITVKLIAPIAMEEGLRFAIREGGRTVGAGVVAKIIE is encoded by the coding sequence ATGGCCAAGGAAAAATTCGAGCGGACGAAACCGCACGTGAACGTCGGCACCATCGGTCACGTTGACCATGGCAAGACCACGCTGACTGCAGCGATCACCACTGTGCTGGCAGCCAAGTTCGGCGGCGCAGCCAAGGCGTACGACCAGATCGACGCAGCGCCGGAAGAAAAGGCGCGCGGCATCACCATCAACACCGCGCACGTTGAGTACGAGACGGCCAACCGTCACTACGCGCACGTTGATTGCCCGGGTCACGCTGACTACGTCAAGAACATGATTACCGGTGCCGCCCAGATGGACGGCGCGATCCTGGTCTGCTCGGCTGCTGACGGCCCGATGCCACAAACGCGTGAGCACATCCTGCTCGCCCGTCAGGTCGGTGTGCCGTACATCATCGTCTTCCTGAACAAGTGCGACATGGTCGACGACGCCGAACTGCTCGAGCTCGTCGAAATGGAAGTGCGCGAGCTGCTCTCGAAGTACGAATTCCCTGGCGACGATGTGCCCATCGTCAAGGGTTCGGCCCTCAAGGCCCTCGAAGGCGACAAGGGTGAGCTGGGCGAAGGCGCCATCATGGCCCTGGCCGATGCGCTCGACTCCTACATTCCGACGCCGGAGCGCGCGATCGACAAGCCCTTCCTGCTGCCGATCGAAGACGTGTTCTCGATCTCGGGTCGCGGCACCGTCGTGACGGGTCGTGTCGAGCGTGGCGTGGTCAAGGTCGGCGAAGAAATCGAAATCGTCGGTATCAAGCCCACCGTCAAGACCACCTGTACGGGCGTGGAAATGTTCCGCAAGCTGCTCGACCAGGGTCAGGCAGGCGACAACGTCGGCGTGCTGCTGCGCGGCACCAAGCGTGAAGACGTCGAGCGTGGTCAGGTGCTGGCCAAGCCGGGTTCGATCACCCCGCACACCCACTTCACCGGTGAAGTGTATGTGCTGAGCAAGGACGAAGGCGGTCGCCACACCCCGTTCTTCAACAACTACCGTCCGCAGTTCTACTTCCGCACGACCGACGTGACCGGTTCGATCTCGCTGCCCGAAGGCACCGAGATGGTCATGCCGGGCGACAACGTGTCGATCACCGTCAAGCTGATCGCCCCGATCGCCATGGAAGAAGGTCTGCGCTTCGCGATCCGCGAAGGTGGCCGCACCGTTGGTGCCGGCGTCGTCGCGAAGATCATCGAGTAA
- a CDS encoding substrate-binding domain-containing protein, with product MPGAQGHLIRFLICVTALAAAFCTPGTCAENAPIAAAPASAPTADGPLAQSGKHIAVIMADMRNGGIVGVYREFEAAARVLGWELFIFNGEGDPRQIRQHLKQSIQQDIDGIVLVGADAAQVSDLLAVAARWHLPVVGWHAAAEPGPTDGLLANIATATYDVARSVVDYTINNSSERIGVVLIGDSRFAVSNRKIANLSAMLAECARCDVLSTEDVPIAAAAQSMPPLVRRLGAQFGRRWTHTIAINDIYFDHINAPLMEIRRRDIRNIAAGDGSASALARISGQKSAQIATIAEPLDLQGWQIADALHRAFAGAAQADPSSRPLVLDAASLAARSRENREPFKLAYAAEWRRPPRADDTRLIVEFPHPEVIGDHRADYPIHLLQHALDAAGVRYLMRPSRYAMTQSRAFTELDTGSLSVTWSMTSIEREAAYRPVRIPIDKGLFGWRIPLVRRDSLARFEAVRTLSDLKQIEAGQGFDWPDLGILKAQGFAVTPGVDAPRLAKMLAARRFDWFPRALPEIWHEAVDGAADDLVVEPTLAIHYPTAIYYFVRADNSALAEAIESGLERCLRDGTFERMFQQEHGEAIQRARLANRRIFELGNPLLPAATPLSRKVLWFAPESAAPAP from the coding sequence ATGCCGGGCGCACAGGGTCACCTCATCCGCTTCCTCATCTGCGTCACCGCGCTTGCCGCCGCGTTCTGCACCCCCGGCACGTGCGCAGAGAATGCGCCGATAGCCGCGGCCCCGGCGTCGGCGCCAACGGCTGATGGCCCGCTGGCGCAAAGCGGCAAGCACATCGCCGTCATCATGGCCGACATGCGCAATGGCGGCATCGTCGGTGTCTACCGCGAGTTCGAGGCTGCCGCGCGGGTACTCGGCTGGGAGCTTTTCATATTCAACGGCGAAGGAGATCCACGCCAGATCCGCCAGCACCTCAAACAGTCGATCCAGCAGGACATCGACGGCATCGTGCTGGTCGGTGCCGACGCCGCTCAGGTCAGCGACCTGCTGGCCGTCGCCGCGCGCTGGCACCTGCCGGTGGTCGGCTGGCATGCAGCAGCCGAGCCGGGGCCGACCGACGGGCTCCTTGCCAACATTGCCACCGCCACCTACGACGTCGCCCGCAGCGTGGTGGACTACACCATCAACAACTCAAGCGAACGGATCGGTGTCGTGCTGATCGGCGACAGCCGGTTTGCCGTCTCGAACCGCAAGATCGCAAACCTGAGCGCGATGCTCGCCGAGTGCGCGCGCTGCGACGTACTGAGCACCGAGGACGTGCCGATCGCGGCGGCGGCCCAATCCATGCCCCCATTGGTGCGACGCCTCGGGGCGCAGTTCGGACGCCGCTGGACCCACACGATCGCCATCAACGACATCTACTTCGACCATATCAACGCCCCGCTGATGGAGATCCGGCGGCGCGATATCCGCAACATCGCGGCCGGCGACGGCTCGGCGAGCGCCCTCGCGCGGATTTCGGGGCAGAAGTCCGCGCAGATCGCAACCATTGCAGAGCCCCTTGATCTGCAGGGCTGGCAGATCGCCGATGCCCTGCATCGCGCCTTCGCGGGCGCAGCCCAGGCGGACCCTTCCAGCCGCCCGTTGGTGCTCGACGCTGCGAGCCTTGCGGCGCGTAGCCGCGAAAACCGTGAGCCTTTCAAACTCGCGTACGCCGCCGAGTGGCGTCGTCCGCCGCGCGCCGACGACACCCGCCTGATCGTTGAATTTCCGCACCCTGAGGTGATTGGCGATCACCGCGCCGACTACCCGATCCACCTCCTGCAGCACGCGCTGGATGCCGCGGGCGTGCGCTACCTGATGCGGCCTTCGCGCTACGCGATGACGCAGAGCCGCGCCTTTACCGAACTCGACACCGGCTCGCTGAGTGTGACCTGGAGCATGACGTCGATCGAGCGCGAGGCCGCCTACCGGCCGGTGCGCATCCCCATCGACAAGGGCCTGTTCGGCTGGCGGATACCGCTGGTGCGACGCGACTCGCTGGCACGCTTCGAGGCGGTGCGAACGCTGTCCGACCTGAAGCAGATCGAGGCCGGCCAGGGCTTCGACTGGCCTGACCTCGGGATCCTAAAGGCGCAGGGCTTTGCGGTGACGCCCGGCGTCGATGCGCCGCGACTGGCGAAGATGCTGGCGGCGCGCCGCTTCGACTGGTTCCCGCGCGCGCTGCCGGAAATCTGGCATGAAGCCGTCGATGGTGCGGCCGATGATCTGGTGGTCGAACCGACGCTCGCGATCCACTACCCGACGGCGATCTACTACTTCGTCCGCGCAGACAACAGCGCGCTCGCCGAGGCAATCGAATCCGGGCTCGAACGTTGCCTGCGCGACGGAACGTTCGAGCGCATGTTCCAGCAGGAACATGGCGAAGCCATCCAGCGTGCGCGGCTGGCGAACCGACGCATCTTCGAGCTGGGCAACCCGCTCCTGCCGGCCGCCACGCCATTGAGCCGCAAGGTACTGTGGTTCGCGCCGGAGTCCGCTGCGCCGGCGCCCTGA
- the secE gene encoding preprotein translocase subunit SecE, whose translation MVDKIKFALALLLVAAGVAGFYLLSAQPTVLRVLAVLAGVAAGVAVAWFTEAGRQFAAFASDAITEVKKVVWPTRKETLQTTGIVFAFVVIMAFFLWVTDKSLEWVLYDLVLGWRHS comes from the coding sequence ATGGTCGATAAAATCAAGTTTGCGCTGGCGCTGCTGCTCGTGGCTGCTGGCGTGGCTGGCTTCTACCTGCTGTCCGCGCAGCCGACAGTCCTTCGCGTGCTGGCCGTGCTGGCTGGTGTCGCTGCTGGCGTTGCCGTTGCATGGTTCACTGAGGCTGGGCGTCAGTTTGCAGCCTTCGCCTCGGATGCGATCACTGAAGTCAAGAAAGTTGTCTGGCCGACCCGCAAGGAGACGCTGCAGACGACGGGCATCGTATTCGCGTTTGTCGTGATCATGGCGTTCTTCCTCTGGGTGACTGACAAGTCGCTTGAGTGGGTGTTGTACGACCTGGTTCTCGGCTGGAGGCATTCATGA